The DNA segment CAATCAACCACTTGGCGTGGCGTTTTAAAACTCGCAGCTAGGATTTTTGTGGGTAAATTATGCATGGTGATCAGCGTTTGTAACTCTTTTACTACTCTGACTCCATCAGAACCTTGTCTATCCATACGATGAACATAAGGGGCAATATAATCAGCGCCTGCTAATGCTGCCATTAACCCTTGGGAAACACTATAAATTGCCGTGCCTAATACCAGCATATTTTTCTGTTTTAATTGTTTAATGGCGACTAAACCCGCTTCAGTAACGGGTATTTTAATTACCGTATTATCTGCGATATTACCAATACGTAAGGCTTCTTCAATCATCGTATCGACATCATTGGCAATGACCTGTGCAAATATACGACCTTTACCCCCCAT comes from the Proteus appendicitidis genome and includes:
- the fsa gene encoding fructose-6-phosphate aldolase; protein product: MEIYLDTADIEEVRKLSQVLPIAGVTTNPSIIAKSAQNIETLLPELKAAMGGKGRIFAQVIANDVDTMIEEALRIGNIADNTVIKIPVTEAGLVAIKQLKQKNMLVLGTAIYSVSQGLMAALAGADYIAPYVHRMDRQGSDGVRVVKELQTLITMHNLPTKILAASFKTPRQVVDCLLAGASSVTLPIELAYSIIRSPVVDDAVNRFADDWQTAFDRRFL